The sequence below is a genomic window from Hippocampus zosterae strain Florida chromosome 15, ASM2543408v3, whole genome shotgun sequence.
cacgccttccttggaggaagcagagcctggggactctgaggtgggctctcctatctctgtggttgaagtcaccgatgtggttaaaaagctcctcagtggcaaggccccaggggtggatgagatccgcccggagttcctcaaggctctggatgttgtggggctgtcctggttgacacgcctctgcaacatcgcgtggtcaacggggagagtgcctctggattggcagaccggggtggtagtccctctttttaaaaagggggaccggagggtgtgttccaactacagagggatcacactcctcagcctccctggtaaggtctattcaggggtgctggagaggaggggccgtcaggaagtcgagcctcagattgaggaggagcagtgtggttttcgtcccggccgtggaacagtggaccagctctacacccttagcagggtccttgagggtatgtgggaattcgcccaaccagtctacatgtgttttgtggaattggagaaggcgtttgactgtgtccctcggggagttctgtggggggtgcttcgtgggtatggggtaccgaaccccctggtacgggctgttcggtcactataccaccgatgtcagagtttggttcgcattgccggcagtaagtcgggatcgtttccagtgggggtaggactccgccaaggctgccctttgtcgccgattctgttcataacctttatggacagaatttctaggcgcagccgaagcgttgagggggtccgttttgggggcctcagtattgcatccctggtttttgcagatgatgtgctgttggctccttcaaacggggctctccaactctcactggagcgtttcgcagccgagtgtgaagcatttgggatgaaaatcagcacctccaaatctgaaaccatggtcctcagtcggaaaagggtggagtgccccctccgagtcggggaggagatcttacccctagtggaggagttcaagtatcttggggtcttgttcacgagttggggtaggagggagggggagatcgagaggcggatcggtgcagcgtctgctgtgatgcggacgttgtatcagtctgtcgtggtgaagaaggagctgagccaaagggcgaagctctcaatttaccggtcgatctacgtcccaaccctcacctatggtcacgagctatgggtcgtgaccgaaagaacgagatcccggatacaagtggctgaaatgagttttctccgcaagttgtccgggctctcccttagagataaggtgagaagctcagtcatccgagaggggctcagagtcgagccgcttctcctccacatcgagaggagccagatgaggtggcttgggcatctgattcggatgcctcctgagcgcctccccggtgaggtgttctggtcatgtcccaccgggaggagaccccgaggaagacccaggacacgctggagagactatgtcacccaggttgcctgggaatgactcgggatcccccggggagagctggaagaagtagctagggagagggaagtctgggcttccctgctaaagctgttgcccccgcgacccggccccggataagcggtagatgatggatggatggacatacagAGTAACGTGTTTGGAATAAACAAGTTTCAAGCGTTTTCTAATAAACTAAGCAAATGTGGCCCGTTTTTCAGTTTCGTATTTTTGATCCGAGCCtaaaatggaaatatgaaaaaaatatattcgttTTTCATGTTGGATTaagaaaacgaaaaacaaaatctttttattttttggtttcgaTTAGCAGTTGAAAAACGAAAGAACGAATGATACACGGATTCAAATGCTATCAAGTGACactgaaaatgtgcaatttGTTTGAGAGCCAGGGATAACGACGTGGCCAGTTTGCGGTGCATTCTGGGAGGTTAACAACAGTGAGACTCCCATTCACAAGAAATTCACGGTTTACAGTCAAAAATACTGAATGCGCCGAATAAAAGTAATTTCTTTTCACATCGTAAAATCTATTGTTAGATGTAATACTTTTATTAGCATTATTTCAAGGTTTATTGAGCACAACAGGCGGTGAATATTTAACTCCGGATTTGCTAAATTTCCACAGCACAGTAACTGAATTGAtggtgtaaacaaacaaacaaattacaaaattgtattttggataCTTTGTCAGATTTTATTGGACAGAACGGTCACCAGGGCTACAAATATGAAGACAGTGGAAAGGTAAACACCAGGGGGAGACATCACCTCTAAATCAACCTGCAGGGCAAGGGGCCTGATTCCTCAACTCATCTTTCGAGTTCGATCGAGCACTGGAAGTAGTTGGTCTTCGTGCTTCAGATACATTGAGAAAGAgttgttttttcccttttaagAATAAAAACCAACCAACTAGCTGAGCTCATAAAGTCTGTTTGGAATGTCCTCTTCTTCCTAGCTGAATGCAGATTACACAAATGCAACTTGCTCAGAGTGCAGTTGAGGTGGTTGACAATACTGAGGCTGGGGGTGGAGTCAGGGGGCATTTTGAAGGTTGAACTATTCTATTCATACATAAGAACTATACCAAGATTCATGTGAAACCACAACAGCTACACATCATCTTACCAGAGAGATGAATTCTAAAGTTAAAGTGGTGCAGGACCaaattaaattcaaatttttCTCGAGTGGTAGCAGAACAATAACACTGAATGAACACAATGGCACCCCCCCTTGGTGCACTTGCGCTTCACTATGAGATTATGATACAATAGTTCACATTTTGCATATATCTGTGCATTATGCCATATTTACTTTTGTTTCGTTTCGTGATGCAAAGTCAAACTCCAACACCTAGTTAGGAGGTGGTCATATAAGAGAAGCACTAAGAATAAATGGGAAGCAGGAGACAAAGAGGAACTCGTAAATTCAGTAAGAGGATGGATGGGGTGGCTGCGTGGGGTGGCCGACATTCCACTTCAGCAGCGCGTCTCGTAGATGCCCGAGCGGCCGATGTAGCGCACCCATTTGATTACGTCGTGGTCACTGTAGTTGAGCTTGGACTCAAACACCTTCAAGTAGCGCACCTTGAGGCCAGACGGAGCGAACGGCACCTGTGGAGAAGAGAGAGTCAGGGTGTGCTTGCGTGTCTCAACAAGAGTCAAGCTGTGTATCGTGTattctttccatttttaattgccaatcttttttttttcatttttgactgcCGATGGAAAATGAGAAGAATGAATGCCTTGAGTAAACTGTAAACAGGCTGCCAGCAAAGGTGAGTGACATCATGATCATGTTGTGTCCAGAGTTTATTTTGTGAGGCTGGTGAATGTGCACGCCTTTGGCATATTCCACACAAACCGTAATTTACTGTGAATAAATATGTagcttttttggggaaaatatgaTCCAAAATCCAGTGCAAGTCTTGTAAAAGGGACCAggaacaaaaatgtgtgtgaggTTTAGCAAACATTAATTGCATAATATGTAATGGCTAATGTTACAAATTTATATGATAAAATAAGAAGTTGTCGTTTCACATAATTACATTTCCTGTTTGAGGAGCAGTCCAAGCAAATGAGCTAAAAAATAAGCTGCCCTCCTATTCCTCACTGAAGTTCTATGCAGCACTGAACTAATGCCGAAAAGTAAGTCCTAGATCGGTGCTCATTTCCTGCAGTAACAATAGTGCACATGGTCATGGCTCAGTAAGCTTAAACATTAGCCCGCTAGCTTTGGGAACAGCTATATAATTACGGTTTATGCTGACCTCGAAGTTCATGGAGATTGGGGGTCGAGCCCATTTCTTCTTATCGTTGGTTGGCAACAACTCGATCTCAGCGCTGATCTGAGACTCCTTCATTCCAGCCATGCGTTTGATCCTACACAGGAAAACAACAACTCACTTAAAAGCTGCAGTAGACAGCTTATGGGAGAAAATCTCAGACATCTTGacaaacgtgtgtgtgcatctgtgtgaCTCACTTCCACACAATGGCGTTCTCACTGGCCTTGTACTTGGCTTTTCCCTTCATGCAAATCACCTGCACGCCACTGGTGTTGAGGGGTGTTGGGATGCGGACCTGAACAGAAAGTACCACAttgatgaatacatttttttacatccatgacaAGCGATTTGACTACAGACCAGTCATGTTgtcgtacagtggtaccttgacttattaTTTCGATTTTCCCCTAAGATATTcactgaaatgattttttaatgaaaaaaaatatcaccctatattatatttcataaaatCATCCAGTAATTACAGAAGTAGAATTTAACAGTTTTGTCACAGTTTTTCATTCAATGTATTGCACGTGATCCGGCTCATTTTTGGTGCATGTGtcttggccacttgggggcagtataaaGGTCAGTTCATACTTCACACGATGAAGAGGGGCAATAACTAGAGTAATTGCTTATGTTGGCATTAGTCATAAACGAGCGACTAAATGCTAAGCTATGTCGCTGCTTTAAATACATGTGTCCTCTTTGTTTAATGAATAGTTtgcagagatgggcattccatCCCAGACAAAAGGCCATTTGGGGGATGGAGGACGagaagtttatttatttatttttttaaaggatggaCTAAGCAAGGAAGTAAGTGGGCTTTCGTGCATCCCTTTAAATGTCGTTAAATGTCGGTGTGGTGTCGGGaggcaaaacacatttttcttaACAGGATATTAACAGCACAAGACTAGTTTGTATGACTCAGTCGCCGCTACAGAACCTCCCTTTTTCATCTCAACAGTAAAATTATAGCAACCACCTAATGTGCAGTCAAAGAACAAAGTACCTACGGACACTCATTTCACTCACAATCAATCCAGCTGTTTAAGAAAGCCTACTGTGTTTGTATGTCTCTCTGAGGCACGGATTTCTAAAAGTAAAGTTTTTATCATGATTATTTTATCATCGTAGCTATTTTTGTGTTCTGAAATACTAATGTTGAGTTGCTTATCACTAAGACATTGAACTATAAAGAAACATGggtgccatttttgtttgatcgATGGCCAGTTTTATATGCAACAGTGTTGCTGGAAATAAAGTCTGGCACACATGGGTATACGTGATGAATACGTTAATGTTTGCATATGAGagtcctgcacatttttcaaagtttggCATTGTGTCACATGGCAAGAAATGTCATGTGTTTTGTATTCTATCGGTGATGTGTTTCGCTCGTGAAGTGACACAAGCTTTGTAGTGAGTGCCTctctgaagaggaaaaaaatctacaaTTCCTAATACTTGGACAATCTTTCTAATATTTTTAGAGGTTGATGTGAACATCagtaaatgtgtcagcaaattTTGGTGACCAACAATCGCAATTGTGGCACATTATGCAGCATTTAGAATCCTACATTACAGGTTTAGACTGTCCTATTGTTTCACTGTACACCTTTCGGTGTACGGCAAGTGAGGAAGGACCTATTACATTAGTGTCGGCAACTCATGAGGCATTTGAACCGTTGAATACAAGATTCCATGAGAGCCACAAAATCTTTGGAAatctaaaatgaaaataaatattttcactCTTCTTGTCAATTCTGTAGCAGACGATTGTTGAACCGAGTCGAAGCGATACGTCACTCCATACTTATTGTATATGGCTTTAATACAAGCCATACATTTGGTAAATAATATTGTAAAACTGAGCTATTATAAGATCATACATTGAAAAGCAATAATTCCGGGGACAAAAACACTTTAAATAGATGAAGATGGAGGGACGACGGCGGAAGGGTACCCAGGTTGCTGAcgcaggacggaccggcaaaatAGAGCAAAGTGCCCATCTCTGACAGCATCACGGTAAACTTGAACTGAGAGTATTTACTCATTTTATGTGACTGCCACCTCGTGCTCGCGTTGTAAGTTTACACTCGCAACTCAGGTCACTCCTATCTCAGGCGGCAGTCACGGGAGGTGCCTTTACTTGACACACAGCAACCGTGTCACCTGTGTGTATGACTTCTCACCTCAATCTTCTGGGCCAAAAGTGATGGTTTGAAGTTGGACTTAATGACCACCTTCACCTCCAGTTTAGTGCGACCAACCTCGCGGACCAGAGGGATGACGCGGAACGGCAGGATGATGTCCTTAGTGGTGCGATACCTGTGAGTGGTAGCGGGGAAGTCACATCAATCGTTACGTTTGTAATTTGTATCGCATAATTGAGTTCCTCATTCAAGTCTTCTTTATCTTTCAATGACATTCGCGAGTCTCAGGGACAGTCACTGTTGTCCTGACATTTTGGCAATATTGTGCAAGTTATTTTGTCTCCAAACCAGTGAGTGATAGGCCAAATGAAGCTTTGACACATGTCTCGAGCAAAAGTGGGCACACCAAACGAAGCCGCGATTCGGAGCATGTATCGGATCCCAAAAATTATGATGAACGTTATTAATAATACGAAGAATCACATGATGACAAACGAGGTTCATTCAATGTATTACCTCGCACCTTTTTGCAGGTGTTGTCTGCATTTGTAGTGAGCTTCAACTTAGTTGGCTTCAAGTTAGGGAGTTACACTGTTACACACCATTCTTcttaaaacatgtttgttcGGGGTTAGCCATAAAAGTGCTCACCATGATGTTTCTTCATTATTCCATAGTTGCATGACACACCGCCTGCTCAAAATGCAATACTGCTACGGACGGGGGTTTAGTCACGGTTAAACCTAGAGTCTTATTTCATTCTGTGTATACGTATTGCTTACCGCTTTATGACACCATCGAGAAAATACAGCAAAACTGCTGCAAGCCATGTGCAAACCAAGAGGCTGGAAAGCCTCACTGATATTTTATTCATGAAGCTTAATTTCACCatattgggacttttttttcttcaaacaacaGCAGTACCTCGATGTAcgcaattaattggttctggaagaaatttcttaactataAAATGTGGTACgttgagacgcgttttccatgtaactgccctaatccgttccaagccccccaacattcagacatgttttcaaaagcataaatatgcaacaaatacgtgttacaattagattggtAAATGAGagctgtgcataatgtaaaaaataaagaatagaacaaaaatgatggtcatttaacttaactgcgtcctcatcgtttgcTGCTCTCTTCAGTTCATGTtatctctcagaagtggtttttgcctggcgttttgtaaagaactgatccaaagaCGTTTCCTTTTgacggcttttaacaatccttcaaaaatgccCAAGGCGATCGCCCGACCGGTGAACACtctttctgggtgattcatgtTTACGTGAAACCATCGGAACGTCTCATGGCTGttggggcgaatgacgaggatgccACATAGACACAGATCTATCCATTTATCTATCCATTTACACACATTGACACATACGGTacaggtccctcttagccaatgggatgccaggaagatgctaggtcagaggtgggcaaactacggcacgcgggccgaatccggcccgttggtctttttaatctggcccgccgaaggttggtccacaattaaggttcaatgtgaacgattgcattcatttcaattggacttgtaatgacaggcatttcaccgccaggtggcgcattgacttgaagttgcagaacacggaggggagaggggtgggggggggatcttgTTGACCACCTCTGTATCGCTCCACTTCTACTGGTCTAATCACAATCCATCTGCAACagtgcacaggctaaaataggtaatcaacaacactgttgtcatttaaaaaaaagtataatacaGTACTATCAtggttttgttctgttgatgtttgatatggactgtcaacaaacgcagttttttttttaatgtagcacagctcgtgctgacctggcccttctgtcaaattttaaaagaatgtggcccccgagcagaaaagtttgcccacccctgtgctagctaatagccaatggcagcgcAGGTTTAAGCAtgctgcgttcaggaaactcggagatggtagcagcctgtactgtgtttttacctttcgtatctcaaagtttctttcgtaacaagaagcaatattttcctgttgaggcgtttcgtaacttgaaaatttcgtataaagagacatttgtaagtagaggcaccactgtacttgAAAGCATTACAAGATTTCATCTGCTATACTTGTCACTGCATAGCAGGTGTCAGTAAAGAGTGAATGAAGTGTCATGGAGTAAtgaatgttgtcattttgcCCATCAGTACACCGAAGATGTATCCCGGTTGTTCTCTATATCAGAACAAATCCCCTCCCTGGCCCCCATAGCCAAATATTGACACTGCACAGGTGGACCAACTGACCTCATAAGCTCGTACTCTCCATCAGGGGGGATGAAGCTGATGCTACGCTCCGAGTCGAACTTGCTGAGGCGCACACACTGGTGGAAGGTGCAGTCGTCGATGGCGATGGACTGCTTCCCACTGGCAGACATAACGGAGTcagtgtacatacacacacactcctccgtAACAGCTCCAGTGCTACACGATACAAGTTTCACTCTGCCGACTATGAAGTCGCGCACACAGAGATGACTGCCAAGACAAAGAATGGTAAGgtaggaacggcccccccaccccattcatcctcccccttattacatgttatgtcttgttgtaactgtcatatgcttatttatgtgctagggtcttttttttatcctggacttaaattatcctcagaagaggatagttcgagcgtgtttttttcccccctctccctactcagcgtttttcctttctgaagtctgattgtaatttccccattgcgggacaaataaaggatatcttaatcttaggTTAATGGTGTCGAACCACAGACCCtggtgggtgtttgtgtggaTGGTTAAAAAGTCGAGCAGGGATTTAGGcggggctaaaaaaaaaccccaaatgttTAAACAAGAAGGAAACAAACACAAGTCATTGAAAGGGTGTGTTGAATAGGTCGTGAGAGAGGAGGGGATCAGTGCATGACATGTATATATGAGACGTGTAGTCAAGGTCAGAAGTATTTGGACAGTGACTGTGTTTATGATTTTGCTTTTATACACCACTACACGtttcattcattgatttcaaTAGTGCTGTGTATGTACATGTGCACTTttggtgcctttttttcttttctttcattttaaacaaatcCTATCATCTAGAAGCCATTTTAATGGTAATGTTATTGAGTTTTATATGAAATGAATAGTTCTTAATTATAAGTTAGTGACATGAATTTAACCTgttctggtggggggggggggctgtttccATGTCACTCCTGTCTCATGTAAATGTATGAGTGTCATCAGCGCCCCATATACTGCTGggtgttaccatgacaacgagGGGCAGAGCTACGAAGGTTGCATGTTGAGcaagtgcagaagtgcagattGCTAAATGCATGTTAGCCAGTGCCAATCAGCACGTCCGACAAACCTCAATGCTGCTGCAACTATtatcgatattttttttttctccatcacaTGCCcctttaatttaaaatatttcacaataaTGACATTTACCATTAAGGAATTACAGCTTTTATGCAGAGTTCCTCAATTTTTGGGCACTCAAAAATATCACCGGTAATTGTTTTATAGAGAAGAATATGTTTCAAAAGGCAGCAAGTGCAGTTGGCCTGACAAGATATCTTCCTGGAAGAAAATCACTATTTGGTCTCATTTAGTTATTTAACACAGCATTACAAAAACAGGCTTGTATTTACAACTAGGTCAAACATCAAGACACTATTAAGCCCCtgaagaaaaggaaaataatttaAGTTGGTGATAACTCTGAAACGGAGTGATTTATCAATCAATTGACAACTCACCAATAATTAAATTAACGAAGAATCATTTTATCAATGATTAAATTTATCGATAGTCATTTctgataatgtattttttttcctgacgtgCTGCAGACCAAACCAGAAATGAAATCCGACTTAATTtaggtttgtgcattttctgcactgccagtttaaatgtcatcatgttttattaaataaattGATGGAAATTAAGTTTTTAAAATAGCTGCAGCCTTTGTCCTAAATGTGAAAATTTGAGCTGTCAGTTTATCGCGTTAATATCGGcatgaatttaaatgaattttaacgtgactaaattttttctcgcgagattaatgcggcacacgtcacagcggattttACGTTGCCCTATaaataaaccggaaacaaaacaacaagcgctgcAGAAATCCACGCCCATATCTGTTTTGCCAGCTATGGCAGCGCAAGAcactgaaaacggatacttaaagagtttatgaatggaaagtttacttgttattgtaaagtgtccttgggtgtcttgaaaggcgcttataaataaaatttattattattattattattattttaaaaagttgctagattgttccactgacaagaccaaaattattattaataatgtttTGCAGctgtaaactgagctatcatcatagcacatcgagtctgaaataccacacaatggccaagcacacagctgacgtgagtactccaccccctcgtctaagacagacggctatggatcatttcaaagcgaagaaaatggataacacgacgaagaacaaatttgctgacgccatagctaaatgtatggatgcatgcaagcctgtcaacattgtccagagctcgactcaagctgaaataattcgcattgcatctaacgactccagcgagagcctccattacaagccaTGTACAGTGATTGgatgtagcggagaaggctaaggtacaccaagcgggagaagacaccgtttcgggagagaaataagagacgggGTTGAAatagagcaggtagcctgttgaATAcggtgtatgccactgacgtgattgttacttgtttggaactattttgtgtggaaggttaccgtgttccgtgtccatataaataaagggggttgagcttctctgtgttcatctgacagtgacggtgcgctgaggcacgtcgagagttcagaaGTGCAGTTTTTGCAAcgacactgaaaataaaacgtctcctgCGTTtcctcgaaccaagtgtagtcatccgaaattatgTCTACTCAAAACCATAGAgaaaatcaacatagcctgaccactgtgttcaaagcaaaagtatggaaccatggcttaaatccactatagtcTTAgtcctagtttaccttagatgtgcacttgaTAATTTTATTATGTTCCgttttgattccctaaaaagagctgttgtgtgacaaaatatttttttcaccattgttgatggacagtaatattgtgagaGATTAcatgtgaataactgctccaagtgaaaaatgttcatataaaattgaaaatcgttgTTTCAgtatatatttgcattttgcacatagaaaactgatccatgattccatgttgatgagaccATTAAAACAGGGGAAaacaataggacaaaaaaatatcaaaggaaattcagaaacgaaaaatgtgtgagtaatcacgattatgagttaattatgatggttgcgtttttaaataataaatattttaatcgtttgacagctcgagtgaaaatatatatttttttgtctgggaGGGAGACAGCCTTCACTCAAATCATCCCCTGCCCCAAAAATGCACTCCAATGATGCCACCGAgacaaaatgataaaaatgtcatCACTGCACAAAGACGTCACGAACCAACTATGTCGTGtcctgtgtgttgtgtgtgtgtgacagagtgCTACTGAAGAATCATGTCAATACAGTACCTTCCTCCCCCTAAATCACTGATGTACAGCacatagaaaagaaagacagggACAGAAAGAAGAGatgcgtacaaaaaaaaaacaagaaaaaaacccaaaacaaaacaaaggtggGAAAAGaatccaaataaatacatttgtctTTTTACAGACTGAACAAGACAACACACAGACGTAGAAGGCTGAGTGCAACTTCCtgcgctgctcacctcttgccAGCATCATCGGACGCTCCACCTTTGCCCTGCTTGTCGATGACGATCTTGTCGTTCATGCCGAATTTGCACTCAGGCATTCCGCTCAGGTAGCTCTTCATCACCACTCGGCCAGACACGTGGGCGCTCAGCACCTGACCTGAAGAAATGGACCCAAAGGTCTTGAATGGCAATGGAGTTTGACGTCCTCAAGTACTTCCTTGTTTGAGGTTACACCAATTTAAGTACCAATGCCATGAGAGTAAGGCTGAGCGATAATTCGATATCAATAGGTATGGCGAAAGACACATGATTGATAAACAGAAAATGCTATTTGATAatatgtttgattaaaaaaaaatttttttgaaagcaaaccCCGACCCTGGTATTGAAGGTGTTGTGGACAGCGTACAGCCGCCCCAAAACTAGAAGAAGCAGCCTCAAAACCaaccaagcagcagcagcataacattcaaataaatgactgGGCGACTCAGTACAACTCTTGCATTCTAAGCTGATCAAACAGCTCCGGATGGAGACGTGATGTACAAATAAAGGAGCTCCCCATCTTTGACGCGCTCGTGCAAGTGTTAGCCATGTCAGACCCTCGGCAACCCAACCCAATTAAAATTAGACAGCAATAATGGTCCCGCAAAAAACGATTGGGGCAGTGTCTTGCGCAAAGATGCACCTACAATGCACTGTTCAAGGAGCAACTTTGCGCATTACAATGTACACACAAAGGgttcattgtttttcttatttgaaataggaaaaacaaagaaatcctGATCAATATTGACTTGATATTAAATGGGTCTGTTGTGGAACGTTTTGCAGCCATATCACCCAGCCCCACCGAGTACATTGTGCTAAACAAGGCCAGTTTCGCTCacgctgcctttttaaaaacatacgctaGTGTGCGTGCATGCTACCGCATTTTTTTAAGCTAACATACGTTTTACTATGCCTGTGTTCATTAATGCAGTGCTtcttgtgtatgtgttaaa
It includes:
- the LOC127616720 gene encoding AP-2 complex subunit mu-A isoform X2, with translation MIGGLFIYNHKGEVLISRVYRDDIGRNAVDAFRVNVIHARQQVRSPVTNIARTSFFHVKRSNIWLAAVTKQNVNAAMVFEFLYKMCDVMTAYFGKISEENIKNNFVLIYELLDEILDFGYPQNSETGALKTFITQQGIKGQVSTKEEQSQITSQVTGQIGWRREGIKYRRNELFLDVLESVNLLMSPQGQVLSAHVSGRVVMKSYLSGMPECKFGMNDKIVIDKQGKGGASDDAGKSGKQSIAIDDCTFHQCVRLSKFDSERSISFIPPDGEYELMRYRTTKDIILPFRVIPLVREVGRTKLEVKVVIKSNFKPSLLAQKIEVRIPTPLNTSGVQVICMKGKAKYKASENAIVWKIKRMAGMKESQISAEIELLPTNDKKKWARPPISMNFEVPFAPSGLKVRYLKVFESKLNYSDHDVIKWVRYIGRSGIYETRC
- the LOC127616720 gene encoding AP-2 complex subunit mu-A isoform X1 encodes the protein MIGGLFIYNHKGEVLISRVYRDDIGRNAVDAFRVNVIHARQQVRSPVTNIARTSFFHVKRSNIWLAAVTKQNVNAAMVFEFLYKMCDVMTAYFGKISEENIKNNFVLIYELLDEILDFGYPQNSETGALKTFITQQGIKGQVSTKEEQSQITSQVTGQIGWRREGIKYRRNELFLDVLESVNLLMSPQGQVLSAHVSGRVVMKSYLSGMPECKFGMNDKIVIDKQGKGGASDDAGKSDLGGGSGKQSIAIDDCTFHQCVRLSKFDSERSISFIPPDGEYELMRYRTTKDIILPFRVIPLVREVGRTKLEVKVVIKSNFKPSLLAQKIEVRIPTPLNTSGVQVICMKGKAKYKASENAIVWKIKRMAGMKESQISAEIELLPTNDKKKWARPPISMNFEVPFAPSGLKVRYLKVFESKLNYSDHDVIKWVRYIGRSGIYETRC